The Ranitomeya imitator isolate aRanImi1 chromosome 3, aRanImi1.pri, whole genome shotgun sequence genome has a window encoding:
- the LOC138671859 gene encoding olfactory receptor 52K1-like: MLLISNISTQMPAVFFLFGMSGLEDLGILVSIFFCVIYILAILGNFSITYIIWTHKSLHGPMYFFLAMLAINDLAFSSSTVPKMLGIFWTSDSRIDASSCLVQMFFVHFLSVVESGILAAMAYDRYIAICSPLRYTSILTFIVLERIAASILVRAFLTIFPIPVLVSRLHYCVGDVVLHSYCDHMAVVNVACGDKRVNSIYGLVLSLSITGFDLMFIGLSYMMILQAIFQLPSRNARRKAVGTCGSHICVIIAAYVPGIFTFVTYRFGQKIVPQNVHIFLANIYIVFPAFLNPIIYGVKTKQIRDSALKMLQVKQKMCSQGQKF, encoded by the coding sequence ATGCTTCTCATCTCCAATATCAGCACCCAAATGCCAGCCGTCTTCTTCCTCTTCGGGATGTCTGGGTTGGAAGATCTTGGTATTTTGGTATCCATTTTCTTCTGCGTCATCTATATCTTGGCCATTCTTGGAAACTTCTCAATAACATACATAATTTGGACTCATAAGAGCCTCCATGGACCCATGTACTTCTTCCTGGCCATGTTGGCAATCAATGACCTGGCCTTCTCAAGCTCCACCGTGCCAAAGATGCTGGGAATTTTCTGGACGAGTGATAGCCGCATTGATGCTTCTTCTTGTCTTGTTCAGATGTTTTTTGTTCACTTCCTGTCAGTGGTGGAGTCGGGGATCTTGGCCGCCATGGCTTATGACCGTTACATCGCCATCTGTTCCCCACTCAGATACACGTCCATTCTTACCTTCATAGTTCTGGAGAGAATTGCGGCATCCATCCTGGTCAGAGCCTTTCTCACCATTTTCCCCATTCCAGTTCTGGTCAGCCGGTTGCACTATTGTGTCGGTGACGTGGTGTTGCACTCGTACTGTGATCACATGGCCGTAGTGAATGTGGCGTGTGGAGATAAAAGAGTGAACAGTATTTATGGCCTTGTCTTGTCTCTTTCTATCACCGGCTTTGACCTGATGTTTATTGGTCTTTCGTATATGATGATTTTGCAGGCCATATTCCAGCTGCCGTCCAGGAACGCTCGCCGTAAGGCAGTGGGAACGTGTGGCTCTCACATTTGTGTCATCATTGCAGCCTATGTACCTGGAATATTCACCTTTGTGACTTACAGGTTTGGACAGAAGATAGTTCCACAAAATGTTCACATCTTCCTAGCAAATATCTACATTGTGTTCCCGGCATTCTTGAACCCGATCATCTATGGTGTGAAGACAAAGCAAATTAGAGACTCGGCCCTGAAGATGCTCCAGGTGAAGCAGAAGATGTGCAGTCAAGGGCAAAAGTTTTAA